AGGTTAGTACACAAACTATCAAGTATGGAGATTTATATCCCTATAGTGTTAAGAATATGACGAGCTTCGTAAAATGGACGCTCTCCACAACCGAGAGCTGGAAGAGGACTACAGTCACAAGCTGCGAGGTCGAGTATGGCAACCCACAGAGCCTGAAGGACATAGACTAGGCGGAGAGACAGACGGGCAGATCGACGATCTAAGCCACCTGCGGCATATGACCGCGCAGCAATTCATGGACAGGTTAGTACACAAACTATCAAGTATGGAGATTTATATCCCTATAGTGTTAAGAATTTGACAAGCTTCGTAAAATGGACGCTCTCCACAACCGAGAGCTGGAAGAGGACTACAGTCACAAGCTGCGAGGTCGAGTATGGCAACCCACAGAGCCTGAAGGACATAGACtatggtagaagagccggccgcaaaatttctaaccgacttgataccacgatgaaatgcacaatggtttcccagaaaagttatgctaagtccgaattcgatagtctgccacggcggaacttgccgaaagtacgaaaaagaaggccacttccggtgcgaaaaaaggggctgatttaacccatctgataccgagatagtagttatggcagcagttagaaatttacatgtagacacagaaaagcgaagtctgccactattttttttgccggaagtgcttggcagacgctctcaaaggtgaccatcgggacccctaaattaacccatctgataccaccatgaaaccaatgccagtcggtaggtatgaactctcatgtcaggaatatataagtctgccaaggcttttcctgccgaaacaccatggcagacgagattatgtaagcaaggtcgccatcggttaccctacactaacccatctgataccaccatgaaaccaattccattcggtaggtatgaacccccattttaggaatatataagtctgccaaggtttttcctgccgaaacaccttggcagacgagattataagcaagatgaccatcggttaccgtacactaacccatctgataccgccatgaaaccaattccagtcggtaggtatgaaccctcatttcatgaatatataagtctgccaaggcttttcctgccgaaacaccttggcagacgagattatgttagcaaggtgtacatcagttaccctacattaacccatctgatacctccatgaaaccaattccagtcggtaggtatgaaccctcatttcggaaatttttaagtctgccaaggcctttcctgccgaaactccttgacagacgagattatgtaagcaacatccgcatccgtgggaccggtatacgtgattactgtaggcttatttattactttatgcttttacatatttgtatattattatgttattaatgaaatatatttataatttattaaacctatacctaatacattgggaattcattacctgcttacggcagtagtagggagtagtgggtgagttctggctcacttagccaggccaacagtccctccccctttttttcccttgttgaggccctgcaaccttaccttgaacccaacctaatgtcattgtagctcgaatctaacctaatctatttttattgcttttagaaaatattctaataacaattatctacttttgcaaagttaaatgttgaattctttatttcgcaaaatggaattttaatgtgactataatgtatgtgcaatctacttagaaactgggtttagaaatataaaaacacacattttatataggataataagtttattcaagtaatattctgaacatatgagatatagtaacattattacttattctgtgtacagtggagaaaacatgcaagttgacatttttcgttttaaaataaagataaactaaacagtatttgccacaaaccgatgtaaaaaaaactttgcagttgttgattacaataccatatcttaaggccccagtacacaatgggccatcgccggccattccaagggacgcatttatgcgttagagggagcaaatgatattgctatctcattctaccgcatggctgcgtcccttggagtggccggcaatggcccattgtgtactggggcctttacaatttctctccatgaacattttatgatacccaaccaaccttccggttttcgcccgaatgaattaaaatattcaccaacaccattgacatcaatataaatggctatccgatgtcagccaggtttaaaatccggatctaaattgataataagcaatttaaacaggtgaacaggtagctgaacaaacattggcattttgttggctgcaaatacattcgattccacgcctatattcattttactcatatagtgttacacagaactcatttgctgtcaagaattaccgacaattgtcgtgtttcttgtgacaattgtcattagcttcgcaaaataagtacttagtatttggcgatataatggagtttttattttattaacatgttggtggcaaacaagcacaccgcccgtctgatggtaagcggttaccgtagcctatggaggcctgtaacgtcagtaccaactgtgatgtcgacaagtgtcgcacctgccaccgtagtgaaatagaggccaggccccaatttcacatcggtgacaggtgcgacgaattgtaaaatcactatcgctgacgtcacaggcatccatgggctacgattaccacttaccatcgggcgggccgtattcctgtttgccaccatcattgtattatttaaaaaaaactttattatatcggaaaaaacagatatttctcctgtgaagtttctgacaattgtcaaagatctagaagaattgtaggtaattcttgacaggtaatgagttatatgtcggaatttcgtgacaattgcagtgtttctgtgacaattgtcataaacttagcaagagaaatatctgtttttttccgatatcataaagttaaagttaaagtgcgggaatgacgaacaaagcaaaatcctatacaaaaagtgtgttaagcgagcccgaagggcgagcttcaggccgggaggccgaaggccgaccccggcggagggccgaaggcccggagcctccaccccgactcccaaaacgcgaggccgaaggccgagctgcgtgaatgcagttcccccaagcgttctacaaagtcaactgtcttgataagcgaagccggcgggccgaaggcccgacggcgaagcgtcgaggctcgcgaaggccgaaggccgagctccgcgtagggccgaaggcccgaagcgtcacacgagagggggaagttggcctacggccttcggccttcggcccgccgtttcgcttgtctaagacacttttcctattgggtcgtgtttaaggtccaacttcccgcttaacccccgaagcaaaaccaaccctcccaactgttttaataagcgaagcggcgggccgaaggccttacgctgagcttcgaaacccagcgaaggatgaaggccgagctccgcgtagggccgaaggcccggagcgtcccttacgagttcccaagcacgcgaggccaggccgagctgcgggaatgtagtgctttcacgcggatcttttcgtcctagcaaaagtacaactttatttatttttccctttggaaaacaaactactactactactactacaacaaaaacaacagcacaaacaacaataCATCAataacagcaccaacaacaaactacaagaagaccgcggggccctcgggccccgcgcacagggcaaaatctagtcatactatttattacctcaggagctactaacacatacaggttgctccaaagtaaaaaaatcgtaatttgttatgatactttgtatactggttctaaataccattgacgtgtaaaattgtattgattttatgaataaattattgaatattgaatataaataccctaatgcatggacaccctgtatatcaacttgaaagaaaatgttcaatatttctttatagtgcgactccttagctcgatttagtatggaggtagagtctggctaataaaagatgaacctgcaaaaatgcggtcctggtctgacccatcctaaatcctgtcccatccggcagaaagcacgaaacttggcatgcaaacttcaatcttcaacatttattcagcaaataggccgcaagggcactattacacgtcaacattgaatttacataaaagcaaaaataatataacaatacatcaacaattttataaaatacaactaactgtgTTAGATTGTCGTGGACTTTAGAATTTGGAGGATTACGGAGAATCCGGGAACTGGAGCCGATACTGCGGTGCGGATCTAAACAAaatttttactcgcaggtgacTTACCAGTTTGTCCGTCGTCCTTGTCCACGATATCCAAAAGCGGTTTAGTAATTGTAGCGGGCGGAGCGGAGCTGAgcgatatttatatattaacttgtaaaaatattaatcttattattataAGATTGCTATTGCACGAAGAAATCCGTACTCGATGCGGCGATTTTTAATATTGAAGTCTGTTGTCAGTAAGTCAGTATGTCAACGTCATGTCTAGGTGGCTAGCAGTCACCGtagagtttttgatttaaaatagGTCGAAAGGGAATTTGGCGCAGTAGCGCCACCATGCTCCCGGCCTTGAAATGCGGAgaatttctaaaataaaatgatatgaTGCGGTAAAtgaatttatatatatataaggaaGAGGAAGGAACAGATTATTGCGAAGGCAGCGGATAAAGTTTTACAATAGGGCGTTTAAATAGCCCACCAGCGGTTTTAACAGTAGCGACCCGAACTACACCATCTAGTCCAGGATGTGTGGCAGTAATAATGCCAAGCGGCCAATGTAAGGGCGGTATGTCATCATCACCCATCAGAACCACAGTGCCTTGGACAACCGGACGGTCTGGAGTGCACCACTTGTTCCGAACTTGCAGTGTGTGCAAATACTCCAAACGCCATTTTTTCCAATAGGAATGCACAATCGATTCCAGCAATCTTTTCCGATTGTTGAGGTTACGACACTCGGTAGACAGGTCAGTCGCGGGTAAGTATTGGAGCGGTGTAGACATCAAAAAATGAGCGGGAGTTAATACTTCGGGATGCGGATCCGAAGATAAAACACTGAGCGGACGAGTGTTAAGTATACATTCGATTTGAACGAGCACGGTTGACAGTTCTTCGTATGTCAGAATCTGTGATCCAATGACACGGTACAAATGCGTTTTTACACTCTTAATATTTGATTCCCATATGCCACCGAAATGAGGCGCACGAGGGGGAATCATTTTCCATTCAATGCGGTGATTACTACATTCGCGGTTAAGTTTACATTTGAAATCAGACGTGCGGAAAAGATTATACATCTCATCCAGTTGAGATTTGGCACCGACGAAATTTGTTCCGTTGTCTGAGTAAAGACAAGAGACGGGACCACGTCGAGATATGAATCGTTTGAACGCTGCTAGGAAGGCGTCAGACGTTAAATCAGAGACTAGCTCGATATGCACTGCCTTCGTAACTAGGCACACAAACAAGCATATGTACGCCTTTTGTGCGTGTTGACCACGACGGCGACAAAGCGTGATGCGAAGAGGGCCAGCATAATCAACCCCAGTGTGCACAAAGGCTTTGGCTTCTTGTATGCGACAAGATGGGAGGTCAGCCATCTTCGGTACAGGATGTGTTGGCTTGACCCGGAAACATGAGTTACATTTATGTACTCTGTTTCTAATAACTGTGCGTCCATCTAATATCCAAAAACGCTGGCGAATGATTGCCATTAATGGACTTGTGCCTGTGTGACAATTGACAGCATGGAAGTGGTCAATGATTAAGTTCACCATGTGATCGCGTTTGGGTAGCACAACTGGATGCTTTACTTCAAACGGCAAATCAGCATTCGAGAGACGACCTCCAATCCGCAAAACATTTTTGTCGTCAATAAATGCAGACAACTTTACAAGTTTGCGCGATGGTAAAAGGTTCTTTTTAATTTGAGCTATATCTTCACTAAAGTGAACTCTCTGTATAGCGAGTATTAAAGCGGTTTCAGCGGTCTCAAGATTTTTAATTGTTTCAGttgggtttaatttcttcataaaCCGAAGTATATATACAACGATTTGTAGCAATTTGTTCCAAGAAGAAATGCGCTGCGCCAAATCATATAGTACAGGCGACTCTTGCTGCACTATAGTGGTTAATGCAACAGTTTTGTGCTCTGGCAATTGATCGATTGCTGAGcattgaaatggcttaataGGCCATTTGTTCGGCGCCTCCTTCAGCCATGAAGGCCCATTCCACCACAATGTATGCGAAATTAACTGCGATGGTGTCAACCCACGAGATAAGCAGTCACTTGGGTTTTCAACTCCAGCAATATGGTAGAAGTTTTCTGGTGACACATTTTCTTGACATTGCGCAACACGATTGCTGACAAATATCGACCATCGATGAGGCGATGATTTTATCCAGTTGAGAGCAATCGTAGAATCAGAGAAAGCAAAAATTTCTTTAATTGCGATACGAGTAAGGTATGTGTTCTGTACGATTTTGATCAATTTACTCATCAGTACAGCAGCACATAGCTCCAAACGAGCAAGCGTCGTAATTTTAGCGGGAGAGACCTTAGATTTAGAGCATAGTAACCTCACAGTTGAGTTACCAGCTGAATCTGTCACATGCAAGTAGATGACACAGCCATATCCGTTAAGACTGGCATCACTAAATCCAATTATTCGACAATCACTAGAGTCAGCGAAAACGCCAACATGGCGCGGAATCTTTAATGTTGATAACAGTGGAAATTCTTGTACCAACATAGAGTAACACTTAATTATGTGTTCTGGGGCAGTTGCATCCCAATCAACTTTACTGAGCCAAAGTTCTTTGATAAGCAACTTTGCGTACAATACGACAGGTGCTACCAAACCAAGCACATCAAACAAGCGAGCTACGGTAGAGAGTATAATTCGCTTGGTACACTTCCCTCCAGCGGGCGGGGACGTAGTCAAGAAGAAAGTATCATTGGAGGGTTCCCAAGATAATCCCAGTACCTTAGCGACGCTCTGTTTGTCATTAAATTCGACACAAGTGCGGTGTGAGTCAGGAAGACTTTCCAAAAGCGCGGGCGAGTTGCTGGACCACTTGACTAAGTCAAATGCGCCAGCTTTGAACAAATATATTAGCTCCTGCGACAAGCGCATAGCGGTTTCATCATTAATACACGAATGTACTAGATCATCCATGTACAATTGGGAACTAGCGACAGTTGCAGCTTCAGGGAACTGATGCTTATCATCCAAGCAAAGCTGCTTGACAGTGCGCATAGCCATAAATGGACTTGACTTGAGCCCAAATGGAACACGCGTAAACTGAAAGGTGCGAATTTGCTCATTTTCATTGAagcgaaataaaattttaacgtatttataaTCGTGAGGCGGCAAACATATTTGCATATACATTTGACGAATATCTGACGTCATTGCCACTGGAAACAGGCGAAAATTCAAAAGCAGAGTAAACAAATCTGCTTGAAGATTTGGACCAGTATGTAAAATGTCGTTAAGCGAGTGACCAGAATGACTTTTGGCACTAGCATCCAGAACAATTCTAACACGTGACGTTGCTTTGTCAGGTCGAATTACAGCGTGGTGGGGGATGTAGTAGCCGTCATCTGTGACGTCAGATTCAGGAACCTCGACgagataattatttttcatataaTCGTCGATAACTTTGTTGTAGTCTTCACGCAGTGAAGGTATTTGCTTAAATTTCCTTTCTAGGAAAAGCAAGCGGCGATGAGCCACAGCTCGGGAGTTTCCTAGCTCAGAAGAATCTTTGCAGAAGGGTAAGGCGACTGTGTAACGACCGTCATCTTGGCGGGAAACGGACTTTACGTACAAGCTTTCACACTCCGTCTCCTCCGGACTGAGGAAGCGTTTGTATGGGATCTCTTCCAATTCCCAAAATTTATTTAAGCTCGACTCAAGGTCATTGCGAATCAAACCGGCGAAAGAATTATAAATATGGTCATCCTTCTGAAGATTGTCACCCTTCTGAGGATAGTCACCCATAAATACATAACCGAATGTGGTTTGCACTGCGGGGGGTGCGCACGAGCCAGACTCTATCATGTTCCCCAAGTATATGTACGGAAAGATCTGAACTCCTAACAGAATATCAACGTTGCCTGGTATGTTCCAGGTCAAGTCTGCGAATGGTATATTCGCCAAATGTGCTAAGTCGCATTTATTAGTTTCGATTACAATCTCTGGAAGCGGACCAGTTATACAAGATACCACTAACGCGTGTATGTAGTATTTGTAATTTGGATATATGCGCGATTCAATGTTTAGGTAGACATAACCGTGTATCTTGTCTTTCGTTAAACACACACCGTTAATATAGGAATTATAAAGCGGTATCACAGGCAAGTTAAGCGCCTTGCAGCAATCTAACgttattaaattgttttgaGAGCCATTGTCAATCATACAGCGAATTATTGACCTACCATCACCATTATAAGGCTTGGCGTAGATATGAGCAGTTGCTAATAATATAGCAGATTGAGGATTTGACGTCGGTAGCGAAACGCTAGCATTTGTAGGCGGAATTATCTTACAAATATTAGATGACATTGACATGTCGGGCTGTGTCTGCGCATTAATTGTAGAATTTACTTGCGGTGTGCATGCACAGTTCGAGCATACACTTGAGCCTTGCGGAGAGGGGACAGCGGACGCAGCAGGCGCCGACGCAGCGTTGCTGACATTAGCAAACAACTGTGTTGAATTAACATTTGCGGAAGCAGTCTTGCTCGCTTCGAAATGTAAAAGCGTATGATGACGCTTCTGACATACGTTGCAAGTGTGGCGCGATTTGCAGTTAAGAATCGTGTGCGAAGTGCTGAGACAGTTAACACAACCATGTTTACTTTTAATAAATTCAAATCTCGCTTGCGGGgatatcatatttttaaatttcatacAGGAGTACAGGTGTGAATGATCctttttattgcacaatacacaAGCTTGTTCATTTGTCGCGGAGTTTGAAGCAGTATCGCTGCTGGCTAAAAATGCCTTATATGTAGTTTTAGCGGGTTGAGCTGGTGTATTGACAATTGATTTGCTGGCTGTACCACCATTAGACCTTTCTAAAATTTTCACTTGGTCTTGTACGAAAGAGATGAAAGAATCATATTTTGGAATTTCTTCATCGCGGATAGTCATTTCGTAATTCTGTAAAACCTGTGAGTCCGTTTTCCTCAAAGCGcaacttaaaaatataaaatcggTCAAATCAGGGATATCTAACTGCTTAAGCGCAGAGATAGACGCGGAATACTTCTCAATGAAGTTGTTAAGGCTGCTGGAATTATTTGTGCATGGCTTGAGATCGAGTATATTGTTCAAGTAATAAGTACCCAAAGCGCGTTTGTCTTGATACTTTTTGACAAGACTGTTCCAAATTATGGAGTAAGTTTCACCATTAGGCACTATGCCAGCAGTTAACTTTAACGCGTTATTTGTCAATTTGCTAACAAGGTATTGCACACGTTGCGCGTCAGACAACTGGTTATTGTCATGAATGTTGGCCTTAAACATTTCATAAAATATGGGCCAATTTTCCGTCCGGCCATCGAAAGACGGCAGTTCGACAGGTGGAAGCTTAATACCCCTGAACGAGGAACCGTCGTTGCGACTCGCGGAAGCGGTTGTATTTATTTGCGGTGAtgacaatttaataatattattgcgaGCGCGTTTAATTGGCGAATACATATCCTCGAAAGAATCTAGGGCTGCATAATCAGGTTCAGAGCCAGGAATGAGAGACATCGTATATTTGTTAATATCGTCGAGAATTGTTTCGAAATTAACGCGTAATTCTTCGATTGATTCACTATCCGCCATAAACTTCTCATTGTTTCTCGATTCGAAacttgaaatattttttgaggcATCATAGATACGCGAAACACGTTCAAAGATTTTCTCTTCCTTACTcttcaaaatttttattttattttccaacTCTAATTTAGACATGTTGGAATATAAATGCGgaaattataaaaatgaatgcgGAAAATGTAAAtgtcaaatataaaacaaaatataaacgaAATGgcggaaaatataataaataaaatatggatCAATACGCGGTTCGAAAAGGACCAAAAATGTTAGATTGTCGTGGACTTTAGAATTTGGAGGATTACGGAGAATCCGGGAACTGGAGCCGATACTGCGGTGCGGATCTAAACAAaatttttactcgcaggtgacTTACCAGTTTGTCCGTCGTCCTTGTCCACGATATCCAAAAGCGGTTTAGTAATTGTAGCGGGCGGAGCGGAGCTGAgcgatatttatatattaacttgtaaaaatattaatcttattattataAGATTGCTATTGCACGAAGAAATCCGTACTCGATGCGGCGATTTTTAATATTGAAGTCTGTTGTCAGTAAGTCAGTATGTCAACGTCATGTCTAGGTGGCTAGCAGTCACCGTAGagtttttgatttgatttaactatcaattcaaactaacgtaactaacgtattacaattacttagagatgtatacggtctcttaatgtcgattTACATTAAAGaagctataataataatataaaaaaatacgggtataaaaacacaaaaaagaatCCATAATGTTTAGAGTTGTAAATGTCTAtaagtgtcagaactataagattatatagtttatcaaattatccttacaGATTATCctccaagagtcaaaatcctgCATGCATATAGCTTTTACGTTAATAAGAATAAATAGAAGTATAAACACGACGAGAAGTTAATATTTCCCCAACTTTTATATCCGTATTTTTAGTTGTTATACATTTTCATGAAAACTATGAAAGCTACAATTAAAATGTCTAGAAGTATTGGAAAACATACTTCTCTTACCCTACCCACCTACCTAGTAAAATTCTCTACCAAATTGTCTTTGGAAGTATATTGTTGAATTTTTGCccttttttggtacaaattagtagttttttttttcatacttgCAAAGACAATATTGTAGAGAATTTTATggaaaatatactttttttagACATTATTATTTTAGCTTTCACAGTTTtcatgaaaatgtataaaaactaaaaataggaatttaaaagtGGGGGTGATGGGGGGGAAATATTAACTTCTCGTGAGTTCTGTGTGaggcatatattattatttatttctttaacgCTAATGCACATTacacaataattattttaagagCTTAAATAATCATTTTCATCATCGTCGGAGGTAAAATTATCACTGCCTTCGTCTTCACTATTAATAACTATATCATCAACATGCAACGGAGTAGGCTCTCCGTCGAACCACAAAGGTTCGTAGTGCCCATTATTTAACGTCCAACCATACTCGGTGGCACTAAGTTTCACACAATATTTTTGAGTGGCATTAAGCCACATGGAGGCAATATATGCTGTTCTCAGAATTTTCTGTTTAATTGTCTCCCAACACGGTGGTATTGTATTCGAATTATAAGttttaactttatttaaaaaatgttttgtattgTGGGAGGTTGCAAAACTTTTTTGAAAAAGTAGCAGTCGCGCTGAATTAACACTTTGGCAATTTTTAATACCATACATAGAAACTGTAAACTCTTCAATTGCATTTGTGGTATGTTTGTCTGATAAATTGAATTGTTCATTTAAATTTTCGAATGCATATTGAAAATGTTTgtctttttttaacaaattaaatGGTTTCACTTTTCCCTGGCGATAAAAGCTGGCGGTGTAATCACACCCAGTAAAGGCATGAAATGCTGGTAAAGCGCgacaagatgtagctttattgaattatattggaatgatataaagttagaaagcaactgtgagatcctcgtatttcagcccgtacaagattagaacattgagctttattgcttaatataaaagtccagttttaaataattgacctgattatgatacgttatgactaaagttctttggtgaataacattgtccgtcacacatgacgtcagcgcgttacgcgttacgctgtctcgagtttataattttttccccacctcaaaaagtgctcagcgccgctaaagaaattttcacttcaaaaagttatgtgaaaccaagtcggttattttaatcagtgccagggggtgttaaaacagtatcaataagatatctttaatttgtaatttttagcgagttttagcggtgggcaaagtaatccggtgatttggcatccataccaacattgcccaccaccaaaaacggattagggttgtcactttcatctaatttacccaacttcgcatgtaaaataaggttatgtttgtacactaaagtaagtttataaatatatactgtatttaatttgtcttattatcctttacttagatgttttatcccgttaactaatgaaaaacacagcaaaaatcatatttttggccattaaactattgtaacagattttctcaaaagtgacaaccctagcctttgtaaaatgcttaggcgagccttatatggaaatgagcaaaaacgggtaggcaatattgcccagcaaatttatttaaaagtttttacacttatcgctaagttattaacagggaatggtaggattgcccaaaaccagtgatccttagacatcatcatcatacgagctgtatttgaataccaaattgacgtgggcaatgttggcgaaaactccggatatctttgcccaccctctaaaacgcaaaaaaatgggtaaaaacacgatgaaaatattttttcttcaaataaactgatgcgtttgatcacaatagacgtgctgagcaaaaaaagtaattacgatgtgtttttttttgagaaattcgtgttttttttaaatgcgggcaaagttggtgttaatgaccggtacctactcttcgaaggccgcaaaaatatatgacatgctcttatggttctacaaataagatcgtgtcagatatttttgcggccttcgttgtgtgttgtgtaacataaattgcaggtgactgtatattaggaataattattttatttagtttcaacgaaagtttcaagtttagtacgaaaatacttcagatatacaatatgcacaaaatgtagacctaatcgaaataaaacattgctttttatagtaatttttttttaaaacattcgatacataggtatacataacaataaccaggccacagcggtattggcctgtaagctttatctcggtctccaaagccgcaaaa
The window above is part of the Cydia splendana chromosome 19, ilCydSple1.2, whole genome shotgun sequence genome. Proteins encoded here:
- the LOC134800352 gene encoding uncharacterized protein LOC134800352 translates to MIESGSCAPPAVQTTFGYVFMGDYPQKGDNLQKDDHIYNSFAGLIRNDLESSLNKFWELEEIPYKRFLSPEETECESLYVKSVSRQDDGRYTVALPFCKDSSELGNSRAVAHRRLLFLERKFKQIPSLREDYNKVIDDYMKNNYLVEVPESDVTDDGYYIPHHAWQ